One Roseimaritima multifibrata DNA window includes the following coding sequences:
- a CDS encoding ParA family protein, with amino-acid sequence MRSIAVINQKGGVGKTTSAVNLSAALAESGKRVCLLDLDPQAHASLHLGVSMPEGDSMYEILCGGATIESARCWINDNLALVPANLDLAAAEMELACEVGREVILKDALDADQESFDYIVLDCPPSLGVLTINALVAVQEVFLPLQPHFLALHGLSKLLRTIEIVSRRLNSQLRLSGVALCMYDSNTRLAAEVSKDVEEFFTATQAQGGIFSDSKFYDTRIRRNVRLAEAPSFGQSIFQYAPTSNGAEDYRFLAEEVLHQYERQAVAA; translated from the coding sequence ATGCGATCGATCGCCGTGATCAATCAAAAAGGTGGTGTTGGAAAGACAACCAGTGCGGTCAATCTTTCGGCTGCCCTTGCCGAATCGGGCAAGCGAGTTTGCTTGTTGGATTTGGATCCACAGGCCCATGCTTCGCTTCATCTAGGCGTTTCGATGCCAGAGGGAGACAGTATGTACGAAATCCTCTGTGGTGGTGCGACCATCGAATCGGCGCGCTGCTGGATCAACGACAATCTGGCGTTGGTTCCGGCGAACCTTGATTTGGCCGCTGCCGAAATGGAATTGGCCTGCGAAGTCGGTCGCGAAGTCATCCTCAAGGATGCCCTGGATGCGGACCAAGAATCCTTTGACTACATCGTCCTTGATTGCCCGCCTAGTCTTGGCGTTTTGACGATCAATGCACTGGTTGCCGTCCAGGAAGTTTTCTTGCCTCTTCAGCCACACTTTTTGGCTTTGCATGGGTTAAGCAAACTGTTGCGAACGATTGAAATCGTGTCGCGGCGTTTAAACAGTCAGTTGCGTTTGTCTGGCGTCGCCCTCTGTATGTACGATTCCAATACTCGCTTGGCTGCGGAAGTGAGTAAAGATGTTGAAGAGTTCTTTACAGCGACCCAAGCGCAGGGTGGGATCTTCAGCGATTCCAAGTTCTACGACACTCGTATCCGACGGAATGTGCGACTTGCCGAAGCCCCAAGTTTTGGTCAATCCATTTTTCAGTATGCACCCACCAGCAATGGAGCCGAAGACTATCGGTTCCTTGCAGAAGAGGTTCTCCATCAATATGAGCGGCAAGCCGTAGCGGCATAG
- a CDS encoding family 16 glycoside hydrolase, with the protein MPTFAFSRRRSSVASTYSHLRQTGQWFCVVAFVLSGLSLPAQAEKPQPPKGFQAIFNGEDLTGWYGLNPHQGTKLKGEAKEANLAAQRADFANHWTVENGELVNDGHGPYATTEADFGDMEFRLEYKTVAGADSGVYLRGTPQVQIWDWNQEFNPERPTRRPHMGSGGLFNNTPATLGRDPLRFADRPFGQWNKLRIQQIGARTWVWLNSRPVVEGAVMENFWDRSKPLPATGPIMLQTHGGEIRWRNLFVREIPKAEGERFLATHPALPEPTHFDVAYGPHLKQKLHFWKAPSDKPTPVLLFIHGGGWNAGGRMSGLTTMLPELLAAGISVASVEYRFIAEATEDGVVPPVKGPLHDAARALQYVRSQAKEWNIDKERIAASGGSAGACSSLWLAFHPDLADPDSEDPVARESSRLYCAAVTGAQTTLDPKQMKEWTPNSRYGGHAFGFKGQPATDGKPAVSQFDEFLAKRDSITEWIAEYSPYALVSKDDPPVYLFYSAPPAMGKPQKDPTHTSNFGVQLKAHCQAEGSECELVYPGAEGVENATVTEYLIQQLTGK; encoded by the coding sequence ATGCCCACCTTTGCGTTCTCTAGGCGGCGTTCTTCAGTCGCTTCCACTTACAGCCATTTACGACAAACCGGCCAGTGGTTCTGCGTTGTCGCTTTTGTTCTGTCCGGACTGTCCCTACCGGCTCAAGCCGAAAAGCCTCAGCCCCCCAAAGGTTTCCAGGCGATCTTTAACGGTGAAGACCTGACCGGCTGGTATGGGCTGAATCCCCACCAGGGAACCAAACTGAAAGGGGAGGCCAAAGAAGCCAACCTTGCCGCCCAGCGAGCCGATTTCGCCAACCACTGGACCGTTGAGAATGGTGAATTGGTCAACGATGGGCATGGTCCTTATGCGACCACCGAAGCCGATTTCGGCGACATGGAATTCCGGTTGGAATACAAAACCGTCGCGGGGGCAGACAGCGGAGTCTATTTGCGTGGAACGCCTCAGGTCCAAATTTGGGATTGGAATCAAGAATTCAATCCCGAACGTCCCACCCGTCGCCCCCACATGGGATCCGGTGGCCTGTTTAACAATACTCCCGCGACACTGGGACGTGACCCGTTGCGTTTCGCCGACCGCCCATTCGGTCAATGGAACAAACTACGAATCCAACAGATCGGTGCTCGCACTTGGGTCTGGCTGAATTCACGCCCCGTCGTCGAAGGGGCCGTGATGGAAAACTTCTGGGACCGCAGCAAACCGCTGCCTGCGACCGGACCGATCATGCTGCAGACGCACGGTGGTGAAATCCGCTGGCGCAATCTGTTCGTCCGAGAAATCCCCAAGGCAGAAGGCGAACGATTCCTCGCCACCCATCCTGCTTTGCCGGAACCGACTCATTTCGATGTTGCCTACGGGCCGCACCTCAAACAAAAACTTCACTTCTGGAAAGCACCCTCGGACAAACCGACTCCGGTACTGCTCTTCATCCACGGTGGTGGCTGGAACGCAGGCGGCCGAATGAGCGGGCTGACCACGATGCTTCCTGAACTGCTTGCTGCCGGAATCTCCGTCGCTTCGGTCGAATATCGTTTCATCGCTGAAGCGACCGAGGATGGAGTGGTTCCGCCGGTCAAAGGACCTCTCCACGATGCGGCACGAGCCCTGCAATACGTTCGCAGCCAAGCCAAAGAATGGAACATCGACAAAGAACGCATCGCTGCTTCCGGCGGTTCCGCAGGAGCCTGCAGCAGCCTTTGGTTGGCCTTCCATCCCGACCTAGCGGATCCCGATAGCGAAGACCCTGTCGCAAGAGAATCCAGCCGACTGTATTGCGCCGCAGTAACCGGTGCACAAACAACTCTTGACCCGAAACAAATGAAAGAATGGACTCCTAACAGTCGCTACGGTGGCCATGCCTTTGGTTTCAAGGGTCAACCGGCAACCGATGGCAAACCTGCCGTATCCCAGTTTGACGAATTTCTGGCGAAACGAGATAGCATCACGGAATGGATCGCAGAGTACTCGCCTTACGCTCTAGTAAGCAAAGACGATCCACCGGTTTATCTGTTTTACAGCGCGCCGCCAGCCATGGGTAAACCGCAAAAGGATCCAACACATACCTCTAATTTCGGAGTCCAATTAAAGGCTCACTGCCAAGCCGAAGGGTCTGAATGTGAACTTGTTTATCCCGGCGCCGAAGGCGTCGAAAACGCGACGGTCACTGAATATCTGATTCAGCAACTGACCGGCAAATAG
- a CDS encoding sulfatase family protein, protein MLFRQHDWIFVGLVLLASIGLRSDLPAAENRSPNILILYADDLGFGDLASQNPQSKIPTPNLDRLATQGMRFSDAHSSSGICTPSRYALLTGRHHWRDFHGIVQAMGDSVFAPERLTLPEMLKECGYQTAAIGKWHLGWDWAAIRKPDAKPIANQKRKVYGPDAYNWNEPIPNGPLAHGFDSYFGDTVINFPPYCWIENDRVAQIPDRMLDTSRFKKIKEGNWECRPGPMAADWDPYQNIPTTTARGVQFIESRTAGDKPFFLYFAFPSPHAPIIPNDRFDGKSNAGPYGDFVFETDDACGQLLNALEKSGLADNTIVIFSADNGPEKYAYARDAKYDHWSAAPFRGLKRDIYEGGHHVPMIVRWPGVTQPGSTCENLVSQVDIMATLAGVVGFQLPSDAAEDSHDLRPLLNGENKTVRSSHVHNTNADQYAFRKENWLLIDSRSGYISGRNIDWEKKHGYQPDDKGPTELYDLSTDIGQRKNVASNHPDRVISMQKELQQIRDQGYSAPRLSK, encoded by the coding sequence ATGCTATTTCGTCAACACGACTGGATCTTTGTCGGGCTAGTCTTGCTCGCTTCCATTGGCCTACGATCCGATTTGCCAGCCGCGGAAAATCGATCACCCAACATTCTTATTCTTTATGCGGACGACCTTGGGTTTGGTGACCTTGCGAGCCAAAATCCTCAATCCAAGATCCCGACGCCCAATCTTGATCGGTTGGCCACTCAGGGCATGCGATTTTCAGATGCCCATTCATCGTCGGGAATCTGCACTCCCAGCCGTTACGCACTCCTGACCGGCCGGCATCACTGGCGAGACTTCCATGGGATCGTCCAAGCGATGGGAGATTCGGTTTTCGCCCCAGAGCGTCTGACGCTTCCTGAAATGCTGAAGGAGTGTGGGTACCAAACGGCCGCGATTGGAAAATGGCATTTGGGTTGGGACTGGGCCGCCATCCGCAAACCGGATGCAAAACCGATCGCCAATCAGAAACGGAAGGTCTACGGCCCCGATGCCTACAACTGGAACGAACCGATTCCCAATGGCCCCTTGGCCCACGGTTTTGATTCCTACTTCGGCGATACCGTCATCAATTTCCCCCCGTATTGCTGGATCGAAAATGATCGAGTCGCTCAGATCCCTGACCGGATGCTAGACACATCACGATTTAAGAAAATCAAAGAAGGAAACTGGGAGTGCCGCCCCGGTCCGATGGCAGCCGACTGGGATCCCTACCAGAACATTCCAACCACGACGGCGCGCGGGGTTCAATTTATTGAATCAAGGACCGCCGGTGACAAGCCATTCTTTCTCTATTTTGCGTTTCCCTCTCCCCACGCGCCGATCATCCCCAACGACCGTTTTGATGGAAAATCGAATGCGGGACCCTACGGCGATTTCGTCTTCGAAACAGATGATGCCTGTGGACAACTGTTGAACGCCTTGGAGAAATCAGGATTGGCCGACAACACGATTGTGATTTTCAGCGCCGACAACGGTCCTGAAAAATACGCCTACGCCCGGGACGCAAAATACGACCATTGGTCGGCTGCTCCATTCCGAGGCCTAAAACGTGACATCTACGAAGGAGGACATCACGTCCCGATGATCGTCCGCTGGCCAGGCGTCACCCAGCCGGGTTCAACATGCGAAAACCTTGTTTCACAGGTCGACATCATGGCCACATTGGCAGGCGTTGTCGGTTTCCAACTTCCCAGCGACGCAGCAGAAGATTCGCATGATCTGCGCCCGCTTCTTAATGGCGAAAACAAAACGGTACGATCCTCCCACGTGCACAACACCAACGCTGATCAATATGCCTTTCGCAAGGAAAACTGGCTTTTGATCGATAGCCGCAGCGGCTACATCTCAGGGCGCAACATCGACTGGGAGAAAAAGCACGGATACCAACCGGACGACAAGGGTCCAACTGAACTTTACGACCTTTCAACCGATATCGGGCAAAGGAAAAATGTCGCCTCCAACCACCCGGATCGCGTAATCTCCATGCAGAAAGAACTGCAACAGATTCGCGACCAAGGTTATTCCGCTCCCAGGCTAAGCAAATAG
- a CDS encoding A24 family peptidase, giving the protein MNLDLTVRLTLLGLLGLVLGSFANWAIYRWAFFRAPVSPWLEPPKGHEQRSWVARLPVVGWWTRAAEVDAQLDAARARLTLMGYEVPKDWRPRLPFWFRPMLIELGMAFVVPWLYWFETEAGGLLPQGIQVQAVILQHQGWFHWLYMGHLVLLLAMVVATFIDFDEQLIPDVITIPVTLLAMVLGACSLHTFLPCPVVSNGVMSIVPTTLGQPGGWSEMWQDPLGLGIGCFLWTGWCFALSNRRIITRQGWGKVLPFFVAIMRRDPMSKWLLLIWIVGMVFVGAIWQTGGTAWQGLATALMGMAIGGGTIWAVRIVAGLAMGEEAMGFGDVTLMAMVGGFVGWQATGAAFFIAPLTSIFIVLLSFLLTGQRMTPFGPYLCAGTIVTILYWPVIWTEAILPALLLGPLFLTIMLVALLAMGILLGIWRMIKTRLFA; this is encoded by the coding sequence ATGAATCTTGACCTGACGGTACGGCTGACGTTGTTAGGGCTATTGGGCTTGGTTCTAGGCAGTTTCGCCAACTGGGCAATTTATCGCTGGGCATTTTTTAGGGCGCCGGTCAGCCCTTGGCTGGAACCCCCGAAAGGGCATGAACAGCGAAGCTGGGTGGCTCGCCTGCCGGTTGTTGGCTGGTGGACGCGCGCTGCGGAAGTCGATGCTCAGCTGGACGCCGCACGAGCTCGCCTGACGTTGATGGGGTACGAAGTCCCCAAAGATTGGCGTCCACGTCTTCCTTTTTGGTTTCGCCCCATGCTGATCGAATTGGGGATGGCTTTTGTGGTCCCTTGGCTGTACTGGTTTGAAACGGAAGCGGGGGGACTGCTCCCACAGGGGATTCAGGTCCAAGCCGTTATCCTGCAGCACCAAGGCTGGTTTCATTGGCTGTATATGGGCCACTTGGTTCTTCTGTTGGCGATGGTGGTCGCGACCTTTATCGATTTTGATGAGCAACTGATACCGGACGTCATTACGATTCCAGTCACCCTGCTGGCCATGGTGTTGGGCGCCTGTTCGCTGCATACCTTTCTGCCGTGTCCTGTTGTTTCGAATGGTGTGATGAGCATCGTGCCGACGACGCTGGGGCAGCCCGGAGGCTGGAGCGAAATGTGGCAAGATCCGCTTGGACTTGGGATCGGCTGTTTCTTGTGGACCGGTTGGTGTTTCGCACTTTCGAATCGACGCATCATCACCCGCCAGGGATGGGGGAAGGTGCTTCCGTTTTTTGTGGCCATCATGCGTCGCGATCCAATGAGCAAATGGTTGTTGCTGATCTGGATTGTGGGAATGGTCTTTGTCGGTGCGATTTGGCAAACAGGTGGCACTGCGTGGCAGGGATTGGCAACCGCGTTGATGGGGATGGCGATCGGTGGAGGAACGATCTGGGCGGTCCGGATTGTCGCCGGACTGGCCATGGGAGAAGAGGCCATGGGTTTCGGCGACGTCACGTTGATGGCGATGGTCGGAGGTTTTGTCGGATGGCAAGCGACCGGAGCAGCATTTTTTATTGCTCCTTTAACGTCGATCTTTATCGTGCTGTTGTCCTTCCTGTTAACCGGCCAACGGATGACTCCGTTTGGCCCCTACCTCTGTGCGGGGACGATTGTCACGATCCTCTATTGGCCTGTGATTTGGACCGAAGCAATCCTTCCCGCTTTGTTGCTAGGGCCTTTGTTCTTGACCATTATGTTGGTCGCTCTTTTGGCGATGGGCATCCTGCTAGGGATTTGGCGAATGATTAAGACAAGGTTGTTTGCGTAG
- a CDS encoding DUF1552 domain-containing protein has translation MKPSSNVQPKRVSRRTLLKGTGVSMALPWLESIPVWGIEASKDEVQTPKRFAVQFMACGVNRDHWWAKPNDGSDSTVSEGVTGPMELSKSLQPLEALKHKLNYVGGLFNRSAVGVGIHPGQTGNILSGASLQKGAELRGGISVDQVLANHWGDQTAQPSLVLGCEQPVTGYHETNFSMAYSSHISWQNATSPVPMEVYPSLAFDSLFDNRGNRRNQSILDRVQDHANSLRRDVSAADQARLDEYMTSVREVEKQVERMRKEQDRAVDRATEKGKPLVTMERPDNGLPEDIRDHMRLMGDLIAIAFQTDKTRVASLLLCRDISGLFYPFLDVRKAHHAASHSDLNDDFERVTRYYVSQFAYLAGKLDAMQEGDRTVLDNSCLLFINNMWSGSRHDSSKVPLLMAGGLGGTVETGRVLEFGEQDDEDRKLCSLYLTLMQRMGLPQTAFGDAATALPI, from the coding sequence ATGAAACCTAGTTCAAATGTGCAACCAAAGCGTGTTTCACGGCGGACGCTGCTAAAGGGAACGGGCGTCAGTATGGCGTTGCCTTGGCTGGAATCGATCCCTGTTTGGGGAATCGAAGCAAGCAAGGATGAGGTTCAAACGCCAAAACGATTTGCGGTTCAGTTTATGGCCTGCGGAGTCAACCGGGACCACTGGTGGGCGAAGCCAAACGATGGCTCGGATTCCACGGTTTCCGAAGGTGTCACCGGACCGATGGAGTTAAGCAAAAGCCTGCAGCCCCTGGAGGCTTTGAAGCATAAACTGAACTATGTCGGTGGGCTATTTAACCGTTCCGCCGTGGGCGTCGGAATTCACCCCGGGCAGACCGGGAACATCCTTTCCGGTGCCTCTTTGCAGAAAGGGGCAGAACTGCGCGGTGGGATCAGCGTCGATCAGGTGTTGGCGAACCACTGGGGCGACCAAACGGCGCAGCCCAGTCTTGTGCTGGGATGTGAGCAACCGGTGACCGGGTACCACGAAACCAATTTTTCGATGGCCTACAGTTCCCATATTTCCTGGCAGAACGCGACCTCCCCGGTGCCGATGGAGGTCTACCCTTCCCTCGCATTCGACAGTCTGTTTGACAACCGCGGCAATCGCCGAAACCAGAGTATTCTTGATCGTGTCCAGGACCACGCCAACAGTTTGCGTAGGGACGTAAGCGCAGCCGATCAAGCGCGTCTGGATGAGTACATGACCAGCGTCCGCGAGGTCGAAAAACAGGTCGAACGGATGCGTAAGGAACAGGATCGAGCCGTCGATCGTGCGACTGAGAAAGGGAAACCATTGGTGACGATGGAGCGGCCTGATAACGGATTGCCGGAAGACATTCGTGACCATATGCGGTTAATGGGCGATTTGATTGCGATCGCCTTTCAGACCGACAAGACACGAGTCGCTTCGCTGCTGTTGTGCCGCGATATTTCGGGGCTGTTCTATCCGTTCCTCGATGTTCGCAAAGCCCATCATGCAGCGTCGCATAGCGATCTAAATGATGACTTTGAACGGGTCACCCGGTATTACGTCAGCCAGTTCGCCTACCTAGCTGGAAAACTGGACGCGATGCAGGAGGGGGATCGCACCGTTTTGGATAATAGTTGTTTGCTGTTCATCAATAACATGTGGTCTGGCAGTCGGCACGATTCATCGAAGGTCCCCTTGCTGATGGCTGGTGGACTGGGAGGGACCGTGGAAACCGGCAGAGTCCTGGAATTTGGCGAACAGGATGATGAAGATCGCAAACTCTGCAGCTTGTATCTGACCTTGATGCAACGGATGGGCTTGCCTCAAACCGCCTTCGGCGACGCAGCAACCGCCTTGCCAATCTAG
- a CDS encoding DUF1592 domain-containing protein, giving the protein MSKCWGICFVLCLLPLKLTFAEAAADGLQKRFARDVLPVVKAHCVECHDAETEAAGLNLVPFSDTDSVVQSHSVWEEVLDQMESGDMPPEDVSQPLVENDRAKVVRWVKDMLQQESAKQAGDPGPVYARRLSNAEYDYSIRDLTGFDLRPTSTFPVDPANEAGFDNSGESLRMSPALIKKGMDAARMVAEHLVLTPAGIRFAPHPVATDTDRDKYCVNRIVQFYKSQPTDYADYFFAAWQFQYRKELGKPEATLESIAADNQISETYLALVWETLQQSGANDSPLARLHQMFSDLPAPAELPTADDSYQPVKIECDALADYVEKARKWFEPEIEGLKVTGVHSGSQAFVLWKNGQYARHRRRPSFQFLNKQENKPAKPESEAKSDPKAESDELNVDEFSLPSKEQRKSFEADCERFCSTFPDAFYVSERGRDYLGIPKEKQQKGRLLNAGFHSMMGYYRDDQPLVELVLDADEKQQLDRLWEELDFIASAPQRQFQGMLWFERTDSGYMRDPEFDFARPEDKASLRADSIAKLSDIYLHKAKANGAGEIAVKAIEKYFDDISAQIRWVETTRSETESIHVESMIQLAAQAFRRDLQPNEIDSFRSFYRDRRETDHLSHEEAMQDLLVSILMSPHFSYRVDLLCDSDNVRALTDIELASRLSFFLWSSLPDEELRQAAASGKLHEPEVLLAQTRRMLQDPKVRGLALEFGGNWLDIRRFEEHNSVDRERFPEFNDSLRQAMLEEPIRFLIDMFQSDRPLEDLIDSSRTFVNQPLAQHYGIEFPQDGNATWREIDDASAYGRGGLLPMSVFLTKNAPGLRTSPVKRGYWVIRRLLGEVVPPPPPDVPELPASEADLGEQTLREALAMHRDHAACASCHQKIDSIGLVFEGFGPVGERRMIDLGGRKIDDSALFPDGIQRVGIAGLQEYLRAERADEFRRNVASKLLAYALGRTLILGDQVLIQSLVESDSEQPIHFRSLIEGIVTSDAFLTKRGRTNQHDRSIASGDSDER; this is encoded by the coding sequence ATGTCCAAATGCTGGGGCATTTGTTTTGTCCTCTGCCTATTGCCACTGAAGTTGACGTTCGCGGAAGCGGCTGCCGACGGACTACAGAAGCGTTTCGCGCGTGACGTATTGCCCGTTGTCAAAGCTCACTGCGTGGAATGTCACGATGCCGAAACCGAAGCGGCAGGCCTGAACCTTGTCCCGTTCTCGGACACCGATTCGGTAGTGCAGTCGCATTCGGTGTGGGAAGAGGTCTTGGATCAAATGGAATCGGGGGACATGCCACCTGAGGACGTTTCCCAGCCCTTGGTCGAAAATGATCGTGCCAAGGTGGTGCGATGGGTCAAGGACATGCTGCAGCAAGAATCGGCTAAGCAAGCGGGCGATCCCGGCCCCGTTTACGCCCGTCGGCTGAGTAATGCGGAATACGATTATTCGATTCGTGATTTAACCGGTTTCGATCTGCGCCCAACCAGCACGTTCCCCGTCGATCCTGCCAACGAAGCAGGGTTTGATAACTCGGGCGAATCGCTGCGAATGTCTCCGGCATTGATCAAAAAAGGAATGGACGCAGCACGGATGGTTGCGGAGCATCTTGTCTTAACGCCAGCGGGTATTCGATTCGCGCCCCACCCTGTGGCGACCGATACCGACCGCGACAAGTACTGCGTTAATCGCATCGTCCAGTTCTACAAAAGCCAGCCGACCGACTATGCGGATTATTTCTTTGCCGCCTGGCAGTTTCAGTACCGCAAGGAATTAGGGAAACCCGAGGCGACGCTGGAAAGCATCGCGGCAGACAACCAAATCAGCGAAACGTACCTTGCACTCGTTTGGGAGACGTTGCAACAGTCCGGCGCCAACGACAGTCCGCTCGCTCGGCTGCATCAGATGTTCTCGGATTTGCCGGCACCTGCCGAATTGCCGACAGCCGACGATTCCTACCAGCCGGTAAAAATCGAATGTGATGCATTGGCTGACTATGTTGAAAAAGCGAGGAAGTGGTTCGAACCTGAAATCGAAGGTTTGAAAGTAACCGGAGTCCACTCCGGGTCGCAAGCATTTGTGTTATGGAAGAACGGACAGTACGCACGCCATCGACGACGCCCTAGTTTTCAGTTTCTCAATAAGCAGGAAAACAAACCCGCAAAGCCGGAATCCGAAGCGAAGTCCGATCCCAAAGCGGAATCCGATGAACTGAATGTGGATGAATTCAGCCTGCCGTCGAAGGAACAACGCAAGTCTTTTGAAGCGGACTGTGAACGGTTTTGTAGCACCTTCCCCGATGCGTTTTACGTTTCAGAACGGGGACGAGACTACCTGGGAATTCCCAAAGAGAAACAGCAAAAAGGTCGGCTGCTGAATGCTGGGTTCCACAGCATGATGGGCTATTACCGTGATGATCAGCCCCTGGTCGAATTGGTGCTGGATGCCGACGAAAAGCAGCAACTGGACCGGTTGTGGGAAGAACTTGATTTCATTGCTTCGGCACCGCAGCGACAGTTCCAAGGAATGTTGTGGTTCGAACGGACCGATTCGGGATACATGCGAGATCCTGAATTTGATTTTGCACGACCAGAAGACAAAGCCTCTTTGCGTGCCGATTCGATTGCAAAGCTTTCCGATATCTACCTCCACAAAGCGAAGGCAAATGGAGCGGGCGAAATCGCAGTCAAAGCGATCGAAAAATATTTTGACGATATCAGTGCACAGATTCGCTGGGTGGAAACGACGCGTTCGGAAACGGAATCGATTCATGTCGAATCGATGATTCAGTTGGCGGCCCAAGCGTTTCGTCGGGATCTGCAGCCAAACGAAATCGATTCTTTCCGTTCGTTTTATCGCGATCGCCGAGAAACCGATCACCTGTCGCATGAAGAAGCGATGCAAGACCTGTTGGTTTCCATCTTGATGTCACCACACTTTTCCTATCGCGTCGATCTGCTTTGCGATAGCGACAATGTGCGGGCGTTAACGGACATTGAACTGGCCAGTCGCTTGAGTTTCTTTTTGTGGTCCAGTCTGCCTGATGAAGAACTAAGGCAAGCCGCGGCAAGCGGAAAACTGCATGAACCCGAAGTCCTTTTGGCGCAAACCCGACGGATGCTGCAAGATCCGAAAGTCCGCGGTCTGGCACTTGAGTTCGGAGGGAACTGGTTGGATATCCGCCGGTTTGAAGAACACAACAGTGTCGACCGAGAGCGTTTTCCTGAATTCAACGACTCGCTGCGTCAGGCGATGCTTGAGGAACCGATTCGATTTTTGATCGATATGTTTCAGTCCGATAGGCCGCTGGAGGACTTGATCGATTCGTCGCGAACGTTTGTGAATCAACCACTTGCCCAGCACTATGGAATCGAATTTCCTCAGGACGGCAATGCGACTTGGAGGGAGATAGATGATGCTTCGGCATATGGTCGCGGCGGCCTGCTGCCGATGTCGGTCTTTCTGACAAAGAATGCCCCGGGGCTGCGAACCAGTCCCGTGAAACGTGGGTACTGGGTGATACGCCGGTTGCTGGGAGAAGTCGTCCCACCTCCTCCGCCCGATGTGCCGGAATTGCCTGCGAGCGAAGCGGATTTAGGGGAACAAACGCTTCGGGAAGCCCTGGCGATGCACCGCGATCATGCGGCATGTGCAAGTTGCCATCAGAAAATCGATTCGATTGGATTGGTCTTTGAAGGATTTGGTCCGGTCGGTGAACGACGGATGATCGATCTAGGAGGCCGCAAGATCGATGATTCCGCCCTCTTTCCCGATGGAATTCAACGCGTCGGAATCGCTGGACTGCAAGAATATTTACGAGCTGAAAGAGCGGACGAATTTCGAAGGAACGTGGCAAGCAAGTTGCTGGCCTACGCCTTGGGAAGGACCTTGATCTTAGGCGATCAGGTTTTGATTCAGTCGCTCGTCGAATCTGATTCAGAACAGCCGATTCATTTTCGCTCTCTCATCGAGGGCATCGTTACAAGTGATGCTTTCCTAACGAAACGTGGCCGTACCAATCAACACGATCGCTCGATCGCGTCAGGGGATTCGGATGAACGATAA